The following proteins are encoded in a genomic region of Gossypium hirsutum isolate 1008001.06 chromosome D05, Gossypium_hirsutum_v2.1, whole genome shotgun sequence:
- the LOC121217748 gene encoding glutamate receptor 2.7 — protein MANEDSKQMKCIAAIVGLLNWKRVIVIYEDDAFGSESGKIALLPEALQDVGSEVEFRLVLPPFSSVTNLNVAVHEELKKLQKKQSRGFVVLHSSFSMTIHLFEEAKKSGLVGHDSAWIVTETISSYLDSFNSSVISSMEGTLGIKIYYSEDTSLYKKFYTNFRTTFRNEYHEEDNSQRGINAFRAYDSIGIITQALEKLKSDGKSPKKLLKKILSSNFTGASGEVCFEKGQLSYDPILRIVNVVGKRYNELDFWLPGIGFSRNPTVKNETGYVGEISQDLGGRVYWPGDSKLAPKGWAMPTDEKPSIIGVPAITSFEKFVKVVDGKLPGVKNYDGFCIKLFYEVLKVLGYHLPYRFDSHNGTYDELANKVYNKTYDAAVGDITILANRVDHVKFTQPYAWSGLTMIVPAKSKDSAGIFVKLFSIEMWLATAAILIYTVFIVWVLEH, from the exons ATGGCTAACGAAGATTCCAAACAGATGAAATGCATTGCAGCCATCGTTGGTCTATTAAACTGGAAAAGGGTTATAGTTATTTATGAAGACGATGCCTTTGGTAGTGAATCTGGGAAGATAGCTCTTTTACCTGAGGCGCTTCAAGATGTGGGTTCAGAGGTTGAATTCCGATTGGTTCTTCCTCCATTTTCTTCTGTAACTAATCTGAATGTTGCTGTCCATGAGGAGTTGAAGAAGCTACAGAAGAAACAATCTCGGGGTTTTGTTGTTCTTCACTCATCCTTCTCAATGACGATACATTTGTTTGAAGAGGCTAAAAAGAGTGGACTTGTGGGACACGACTCAGCTTGGATAGTTACAGAGACCATTTCGAGTTACCTCGACTCTTTTAACAGTTCAGTGATTTCGTCAATGGAAGGTACTTTAGGTATCAAGATCTACTATTCTGAGGATACTAGTCTTTACAAGAAGTTTTATACCAATTTCCGAACAACTTTTAGAAATGAATATCATGAGGAAGATAATTCCCAACGAGGTATTAATGCCTTTCGTGCCTATGATAGCATTGGAATCATCACGCAGGCTTTGGAGAAACTAAAAAGTGATGGAAAGAGTccaaaaaaattgttgaaaaagaTACTTTCAAGCAATTTTACTGGTGCAAGTGGTGAAGTATGTTTCGAAAAAGGACAGCTGTCGTATGATCCTATACTGAGGATTGTAAACGTGGTTGGGAAAAGGTACAATGAGTTGGATTTCTGGTTGCCAGGGATTGGGTTCTCAAGAAATCCTACAGTGAAGAACGAAACTGGTTATGTTGGTGAAATATCTCAAGATTTGGGTGGTCGAGTCTATTGGCCTGGTGATTCAAAGCTTGCTCCAAAAGGATGGGCAATGCCAACAGATGAAAAGCCTTCGATTATTGGAGTTCCAGCAATAACCTCATTTGAGAAATTTGTAAAGGTTGTAGATGGTAAACTTCCAGGCGTAAAGAACTATGATGGTTTCTGCATTAAACTTTTCTATGAAGTTCTTAAGGTGCTAGGTTATCATCTACCTTACCGTTTTGATTCCCACAATGGCACATATGATGAACTTGCTAACAAAGTCTACAACAAG ACTTATGACGCAGCTGTCGGTGACATAACGATACTAGCTAACAGAGTAGATCATGTGAAATTTACTCAGCCATATGCATGGTCAGGGTTGACCATGATAGTTCCAGCAAAGTCGAAGGACTCGGCAGGGATTTTCGTGAAACTTTTCAGCATAGAAATGTGGTTGGCCACTGCCGCCATCTTAATCTACACCGTGTTCATAGTTTGGGTGTTGGAGCACTAG
- the LOC121217750 gene encoding uncharacterized protein, which translates to MDLNRAKNRSPEDLASIWDDYHLGRGHIGLTMKAKLYRLLEQRGSDCRYFVIPLWRGSGYTTMFAQVQLPYMLFTGLEDYKARGTQASPYFTASFYTEFAESKDLVLIRGDIVFTSKLTDEEAKWLLEITQSFYLNDVRYKLVECFNKEASDFEFNKNSITN; encoded by the exons ATGGATTTGAACCGAGCAAAAAACCGTTCACCTGAGGACCTTGCTTCTATTTGGGATGAT TATCACTTGGGAAGAGGTCATATTGGGTTGACCATGAAGGCAAAACTTTACCGTTTATTGGAACAAAGAGGCTCAGATTG CCGGTATTTTGTCATTCCTTTGTGGAGAGGAAGTGGTTATACAACAATGTTTGCTCAAG TGCAATTGCCATACATGCTTTTCACTGGTCTTGAAGATTATAAAGCAAGAGGAACTCAAGCATCTCCTTACTTCACTGCATCCTTTTACACAGAATTTGCAGAAAGCAAGGACTTGGTACTTATTCGTGGAGATATTGTTTTCACCAGCAAGCTTACTGATGAGGAAGCAAAGTGGCTCTTGGAAATCACTCAATCTTTTTATCTTAATGATGTGAGATACAAGCTGGTTGAATGTTTCAATAAAGAAGCTAGTGATTTTgagtttaataaaaattcaattacaaATTAA
- the LOC121217751 gene encoding peroxidase 19, with product MPVLSPTSSSSSSSSFVFTCFFIILFVTINSSNPVAITTKAKRPPRQLSVNYYAKSCPQVEQLVGSITSQQFKEIPVSAPATIRLFFHDCFVEGCDASILIATQPGSKILAEKDAADNRDLRTEGFDTITRAKALVESKCPGIVSCADILAIAARDFIHLAGGPYYVVKKGRWDGKISMASRVPNNLPHANSTVDQLIKLFSSKGLTIQDLVVLSGAHTIGFAHCKNFVDRLYNYKGTKQADPAIDPRLLKALKMSCPQVGGNADIVAPFDVTTPFVFDHAYYTNLQSKLGLLASDEGLFLDPRTKPLVQSFGLDKAKFFLAFSAAMEKMGSIGVKRGRRHGEKRKACSIHM from the exons ATGCCTGTCCTTTCTccaacttcttcttcttcttcttcttcttcctttgttTTCACTTGTTTCTTCATCATTCTCTTTGTAACCATAAACTCCTCCAATCCTGTAGCCATTACCACCAAGGCCAAACGCCCCCCACGCCAGCTTTCTGTCAATTACTATGCAAAATCTTGCCCTCAAGTTGAGCAACTCGTCGGCTCCATCACCTCCCAACAATTCAAAGAAATCCCTGTCTCTGCACCTGCCACCATTCGCCTCTTCTTCCATGACTGCTTTGTAGAA GGTTGCGATGCGTCTATCCTTATAGCAACACAGCCTGGAAGTAAAATATTAGCAGAGAAAGATGCAGCGGATAACAGGGACCTGAGAACAGAGGGGTTTGATACAATAACGAGAGCCAAGGCTTTGGTGGAGAGCAAATGCCCCGGCATTGTCTCTTGCGCTGATATTCTTGCAATTGCAGCCAGAGATTTTATCCATTTG GCTGGGGGACCTTATTACGTAGTGAAGAAAGGAAGGTGGGATGGGAAAATATCAATGGCATCCAGGGTCCCCAACAATCTCCCACATGCAAATTCAACCGTCGACCAACTGATCAAACTCTTTAGCTCAAAAGGGTTAACCATCCAGGACCTCGTTGTGCTCTCAGGTGCGCACACCATCGGCTTTGCCCACTGCAAGAACTTCGTGGACCGACTCTACAATTATAAAGGCACTAAGCAGGCTGACCCTGCCATTGATCCAAGGCTACTAAAGGCCCTGAAGATGTCATGCCCACAGGTTGGTGGTAATGCTGACATTGTGGCTCCATTCGATGTCACCACCCCATTCGTATTCGACCATGCTTATTATACAAATTTACAGAGCAAACTGGGCTTGTTAGCTTCAGACGAAGGTCTATTTTTGGACCCGAGGACCAAGCCTCTGGTCCAATCTTTTGGGCTAGACAAGGCAAAGTTTTTCCTGGCCTTTTCAGCAGCTATGGAAAAAATGGGCTCAATTGGCGTCAAAAGAGGAAGAAGACATGGAGAGAAAAGGAAGGCTTGTAGCATACACATGTGA